A region from the Variovorax paradoxus genome encodes:
- the kdpA gene encoding potassium-transporting ATPase subunit KdpA, producing MASSAWGLLALFLAALLVLAWPVGKFLAALCDERVPHWMQRVEAPLYRLAGTRPEQSMHWLRYALALLAFNAIGAIFLYALQRLQGWLPLNPAGMAAVSPDSAFNTAVSFVSNTNWQGYAGESTMSYLTQMLGLTVQNFFSAATGIAVAFALIRGFARRGDGKGKGLVGNFWVDLTRITLWLLVPLSFVLAVFFAGQGVIQNFDAYKTVQTVEATASGQTLAMGPVASQEAIKMLGTNGGGFFNANSAHPYENPTALSNLLQMLAIFLIPAALCFAFGRVVGDMRQGWAVLTAMTVMFAIAVIVITPAEQAGNPLFGALGADQVSSALQSGGNMEGKEVRFGIDASALFAAITTAASCGAVIAMHDSLSPLGGMVPMVLMQLGEVVFGGVGSGLYGMLVFAMLAVFIAGLMIGRTPEYLGKKVEVREMKLISITILVTPVLVLADTAVAVLAGAGKAGIANPGAHGFSEILYALSSAANNNGSAFAGLSANTPFYNGLLALAMWLGRFAVIVPVLAIAGSLAAKQRLPVTGGTLPTHGPLFVSLLIGTVLLVGLLNYVPALALGPVVEHLVLWK from the coding sequence ATGGCTTCTTCCGCCTGGGGCCTGCTGGCCCTTTTCCTGGCCGCGCTGCTGGTGCTGGCGTGGCCCGTCGGCAAATTCCTTGCCGCGCTCTGCGACGAGCGCGTGCCGCACTGGATGCAGCGCGTCGAGGCGCCGCTCTACAGGCTCGCGGGTACCCGCCCCGAGCAATCGATGCACTGGCTGCGCTATGCGCTCGCGCTGCTGGCATTCAACGCCATCGGTGCGATCTTTCTCTACGCGCTGCAGCGCCTGCAGGGCTGGCTGCCGCTGAACCCCGCGGGCATGGCGGCCGTGTCGCCCGACTCGGCCTTCAACACCGCGGTGAGCTTTGTCTCGAACACCAACTGGCAGGGCTATGCCGGCGAGTCGACCATGAGCTATCTCACGCAGATGCTCGGTCTCACGGTGCAGAACTTCTTCTCGGCCGCCACGGGCATCGCGGTGGCTTTCGCGCTGATACGCGGCTTCGCGCGGCGCGGAGACGGCAAAGGCAAGGGCCTGGTCGGCAACTTCTGGGTCGACCTCACGCGCATCACGCTGTGGCTGCTGGTGCCGCTGTCCTTCGTGCTCGCGGTGTTCTTCGCGGGCCAGGGCGTGATCCAGAACTTCGATGCCTACAAGACCGTGCAGACCGTCGAGGCCACGGCCAGCGGGCAGACGCTCGCCATGGGCCCGGTCGCTTCGCAGGAGGCCATCAAGATGCTGGGCACCAACGGCGGCGGCTTCTTCAACGCCAACTCGGCGCACCCCTACGAGAACCCGACCGCGCTCAGCAACCTGCTGCAGATGCTCGCGATCTTCCTGATTCCGGCGGCGCTGTGCTTCGCGTTCGGCCGCGTGGTCGGCGACATGCGCCAGGGCTGGGCCGTGCTCACCGCGATGACGGTCATGTTCGCCATTGCCGTGATCGTGATCACGCCCGCAGAGCAGGCGGGCAACCCGCTCTTCGGCGCGCTCGGTGCCGACCAGGTGTCGAGCGCGTTGCAGAGCGGCGGCAACATGGAGGGCAAGGAAGTGCGCTTCGGCATCGATGCCTCGGCGCTCTTTGCCGCCATCACCACGGCCGCCTCGTGCGGCGCGGTGATTGCGATGCACGACTCGCTCTCGCCGCTCGGCGGCATGGTGCCGATGGTGCTGATGCAGCTGGGCGAAGTGGTGTTCGGCGGCGTGGGCAGCGGCCTCTACGGCATGCTGGTCTTCGCGATGCTCGCGGTGTTCATCGCGGGGCTGATGATCGGCCGCACGCCCGAGTACCTGGGCAAGAAGGTCGAGGTGCGCGAGATGAAGCTGATCTCCATCACCATCCTGGTCACGCCCGTGCTGGTGCTGGCCGACACGGCGGTGGCGGTGCTGGCCGGCGCCGGCAAAGCCGGCATCGCGAACCCCGGCGCGCATGGCTTCTCCGAAATCCTCTACGCGCTGAGCTCGGCCGCCAACAACAACGGCAGCGCCTTCGCGGGGCTCTCGGCCAACACGCCGTTCTACAACGGTTTGCTCGCGCTTGCGATGTGGCTCGGCCGCTTCGCGGTGATCGTGCCGGTGCTGGCCATTGCCGGTTCGCTCGCGGCCAAGCAGCGCCTGCCCGTCACCGGCGGCACGCTGCCCACGCACGGGCCGCTGTTCGTCTCGCTGCTGATCGGCACTGTGCTGCTGGTCGGCCTGCTCAACTACGTGCCGGCACTGGCCCTGGGGCCCGTGGTCGAACACCTTGTGCTCTGGAAGTGA
- the kdpF gene encoding K(+)-transporting ATPase subunit F — protein sequence MISLEVLYGFGALIAVALFAYLVFALICAEEF from the coding sequence GTGATCAGCCTCGAAGTTCTCTATGGCTTCGGCGCCCTGATCGCCGTGGCGCTGTTCGCCTACCTTGTTTTCGCGCTGATCTGCGCCGAGGAATTCTGA
- a CDS encoding helix-turn-helix transcriptional regulator, whose amino-acid sequence MTTRPADARPAWMPHQPADRILSTLKTRGALGIPDIARLLDVTVEAVRQQMAKLQAEGLVDAESRPAGRGRPTQIWRLTGAGHARFPDTHAEMTVQMISAVISVFGEKGMDRLIGAREEAMRASYREAMRGARSLRNKLERLAEIRSREGYMAELRPEGDGFLFIENHCPICTAARACTGFCRSELQLFDEVLGPGVSVSRVEHVLAGARRCAYQVSPKSAL is encoded by the coding sequence ATGACCACGCGTCCCGCCGATGCCAGGCCCGCCTGGATGCCGCACCAGCCGGCAGACCGCATCCTGTCCACGCTCAAGACCCGCGGCGCGCTCGGCATTCCCGACATCGCCAGGCTGCTCGACGTCACCGTGGAGGCCGTGCGCCAGCAGATGGCCAAGCTGCAGGCCGAAGGCCTGGTCGATGCCGAGAGCCGCCCCGCGGGCCGCGGCCGGCCCACGCAGATATGGCGGCTCACCGGCGCCGGCCACGCGCGCTTTCCCGACACGCATGCCGAAATGACGGTGCAGATGATCAGCGCCGTGATCAGCGTGTTCGGCGAGAAGGGCATGGACCGCCTCATCGGCGCGCGCGAGGAGGCCATGCGCGCCAGCTACCGCGAGGCGATGCGCGGCGCGCGCAGCCTCAGGAACAAGCTCGAGCGGCTGGCCGAGATCCGCAGCCGCGAGGGCTACATGGCCGAACTGCGGCCCGAGGGCGACGGCTTCCTCTTCATCGAGAACCATTGCCCCATCTGCACCGCGGCGCGCGCCTGCACGGGCTTTTGCCGCAGCGAGCTGCAGCTCTTCGACGAAGTGCTGGGCCCCGGCGTGAGCGTGAGCCGCGTCGAGCACGTGCTCGCAGGCGCACGGCGCTGCGCCTACCAGGTGAGCCCGAAGAGCGCACTCTGA
- a CDS encoding superoxide dismutase: protein MEHTLPPLPYALDALAPEYSKETLEYHYGKHHNAYVVNLNNLQKGTEFESMPLEDIVKKSSGGIYNNAAQIWNHTFFWSCMKPQGGGAPTGALAKAIDAKWGSYDAFKEAFVKSAVGNFGSGWTWLVKKADGSLDIVNMGAAGTPLTTGDTPVLTVDVWEHAYYIDYRNLRPKFVETFLAKLANWDFAAKNFG, encoded by the coding sequence ATGGAACACACCCTGCCGCCCCTGCCCTACGCCCTCGACGCGCTGGCACCCGAGTACTCGAAGGAAACCCTCGAGTACCACTACGGCAAGCACCACAACGCCTACGTGGTGAACCTCAACAACCTGCAAAAGGGCACTGAGTTCGAATCGATGCCTCTTGAAGACATCGTCAAGAAGTCCAGCGGCGGCATCTACAACAACGCCGCCCAGATCTGGAACCACACTTTCTTCTGGAGCTGCATGAAGCCCCAGGGCGGCGGCGCCCCCACGGGCGCGCTGGCCAAGGCCATCGATGCCAAGTGGGGCAGCTACGACGCCTTCAAGGAAGCGTTCGTGAAGTCGGCCGTGGGCAACTTCGGCTCGGGCTGGACCTGGCTGGTGAAGAAGGCCGACGGCTCGCTGGACATCGTGAACATGGGGGCCGCGGGCACGCCGCTGACCACCGGCGACACCCCGGTGCTGACGGTGGACGTCTGGGAGCACGCCTACTACATCGACTACCGCAACCTGCGCCCGAAGTTCGTCGAGACCTTCCTGGCCAAGCTGGCGAACTGGGACTTCGCGGCAAAGAACTTCGGCTGA
- a CDS encoding VOC family protein, with protein MLGNINAVANLAVKDLAVARRFYEDTLGLSQVDAEGDEVIVYRSGNSRINVYRSAFAGTNQATAVTWSVGGDIERLVAALKAKGVRFEHYDMPGAKLEGDIHVMGDMKVAWFKDPDGNILNLING; from the coding sequence ATGCTCGGAAACATCAACGCGGTGGCCAACCTCGCGGTCAAAGACCTTGCTGTGGCGCGCCGCTTCTATGAAGACACGCTGGGCTTGTCGCAGGTCGATGCCGAGGGCGACGAGGTGATCGTCTACCGCAGCGGCAACTCCCGCATTAACGTGTACCGCTCGGCCTTCGCGGGCACCAACCAGGCCACGGCCGTGACCTGGTCGGTCGGTGGCGACATCGAGCGCCTCGTGGCCGCGCTCAAGGCCAAGGGCGTGCGCTTCGAGCACTACGACATGCCCGGCGCAAAGCTCGAAGGCGACATCCATGTCATGGGCGACATGAAGGTCGCGTGGTTCAAGGACCCGGACGGCAACATCCTCAACCTGATCAACGGTTGA
- a CDS encoding N-acetylmuramidase family protein, which translates to MTNSPSNMPINGAPNTAADDLHPAPASSRAATPVVRKPGEPEVEVTFVFVDAVKHGIKGLDVKMEGGGKAEIATTGEDGTATIWTDAKRGEPIKIYVKKRTGDFDLKGTVTPKLDVNNYTIQSPEYHLEAITKLDAEEQLERDLNIPTVKEGEIMTVERLMGELAPYVASKQVVTEAGKVIKDSPIRKRVVTVDPKTHKTKTKIEIEHHYQVVDTKKPHTVVMYVLGSRLNYPIATEVTEAQYAAMAKELGCEVAAIKAVAKTETNSAAYFPNGLPVILFERHKFFKLTKPAGGSHPYAKFSDICNPTPGGYHLPVDHGPDPLRIWQYERLVKAAQLDRTAAVASCSWGAFQVMGEYWHSMGYSSPENLANECMASIDGQAKLFMKYIKMKDREVKIIKSLIDKDWEGFTNFYNGANWKSQNPDYPEKMKKAYDENK; encoded by the coding sequence ATGACTAACTCCCCTTCCAATATGCCAATCAATGGTGCGCCAAACACTGCCGCCGATGACCTTCACCCTGCGCCGGCCTCGTCTCGCGCAGCTACACCTGTTGTCCGCAAGCCTGGCGAACCTGAAGTGGAAGTCACCTTTGTCTTCGTGGATGCAGTCAAACACGGTATCAAAGGTCTGGACGTCAAGATGGAGGGAGGCGGAAAAGCCGAGATTGCCACGACGGGCGAGGATGGCACCGCAACGATCTGGACCGATGCCAAGCGTGGCGAGCCGATCAAGATTTACGTCAAGAAGCGGACCGGCGATTTCGATCTCAAAGGCACCGTCACGCCCAAACTGGATGTCAACAACTACACCATCCAGAGCCCTGAATACCACTTGGAAGCGATCACCAAACTAGACGCCGAAGAGCAGCTAGAGCGAGACTTGAATATTCCCACGGTCAAAGAGGGTGAAATCATGACGGTGGAGCGACTAATGGGAGAGTTGGCTCCCTATGTCGCCTCCAAGCAGGTTGTGACGGAAGCTGGAAAAGTGATCAAGGACAGTCCCATCAGGAAAAGGGTTGTGACCGTAGATCCAAAGACTCATAAAACTAAAACAAAGATCGAGATCGAACATCACTATCAAGTGGTCGACACAAAAAAACCGCACACAGTTGTGATGTACGTACTTGGGTCTCGTTTGAATTATCCAATTGCGACTGAAGTAACCGAAGCTCAGTATGCCGCCATGGCCAAGGAACTCGGATGTGAGGTGGCCGCAATCAAAGCTGTAGCTAAAACGGAAACCAATAGTGCGGCCTATTTTCCAAATGGACTGCCTGTCATATTGTTTGAGCGTCACAAATTTTTTAAATTAACGAAACCTGCGGGCGGATCGCATCCATATGCAAAATTTTCTGATATCTGCAATCCCACTCCGGGTGGTTACCACTTGCCCGTCGATCACGGACCCGATCCTCTGCGCATTTGGCAATATGAACGATTGGTCAAAGCGGCGCAATTGGATCGCACTGCCGCAGTGGCGTCATGTTCTTGGGGGGCATTTCAGGTGATGGGCGAATACTGGCATTCAATGGGGTACAGTAGCCCGGAAAACTTGGCCAATGAGTGTATGGCGTCGATTGACGGACAAGCCAAACTATTTATGAAATATATAAAAATGAAAGACAGGGAGGTGAAAATAATTAAGTCGTTGATCGACAAGGACTGGGAGGGCTTCACGAATTTCTACAATGGCGCCAATTGGAAGTCCCAAAATCCAGATTACCCGGAAAAAATGAAGAAAGCTTATGACGAGAATAAGTAG
- a CDS encoding type VI secretion system Vgr family protein produces the protein MKRRVTLRSPLGDALQFHRLAGREALHQLFEFDVDVLGRSNAIDPKAMLGETATVAMETESGHLRYLGGIVTRFGLTQEDARQSFYRMTLRPWLWLATLRSDLRVFQDKTVPDILTEVLGSYGHPLEMRLGRGYRTWDYCVQHRESDFAFISRLCECEGIYYYFRHEAERHILVFADDIAASHDPLPGGDTVRFHPSEHAGMTAGSSAGPGERIYEWKFGEEIRAGFHFTGDYDFLKPRADLAMQRQMPGGHPHDKLERYDWPGGYTQHDDGEAYARIRTEEQASGRSTASGRSNRRDLAPGCTFQLTHHPRGDQNQPYLLTSVDYELQENLQASEGAAPSEGSVQRFAFEAQPTSYAWRPPRTTPRPRTCGPQSAVVVGPRNQEIWADQYGRVKVQFHWDRLGQRDENSSCWVRVSTAWAGATFGGAALPRIGQEVIVDFFNGDPDHPLITGRVFNAEHMPAWHLPAQTNLSGIRSRELGLHERSGGMRGNHLALDDHPGKIQAQLKSDHLSSSLSLGHVGRIDDTAGRKDDRGEGAELRTDGHAAVRAGRGLLLTTEPRPHAQGHITDLGETAARLTAARDLHERQSQTAQQAKAHEAGDQDAVTQALKEQNDAIKGRGGDGQEDRFPELDEPHLVIASAAGIQSTAAGATHIASITHNALSSGGHTSISAGKSLLASVKEAVRVFAYKSIRLTAATAGIDIVALQKGINLFAKLDINMEADKISITAKNEILINGGSSFTRWNASGIVHGTNGVWREHAGTHSFAGPMSLPVPSMALPVAEMKQDEEHKYVQKFDITTLVDYAPMAAVLQGQPYRIYLPDETLIQQGCVSETTAQVRTKTSAKVRCEIGTGDWKVHENGYDHAQVNSSHTKLNDETKVIGND, from the coding sequence ATGAAAAGGCGCGTCACCCTGCGCTCGCCCCTCGGCGACGCACTGCAGTTCCATCGCCTGGCCGGCCGCGAGGCGCTGCACCAGCTCTTCGAATTCGATGTCGATGTGCTGGGCCGCAGCAACGCCATCGATCCGAAGGCCATGCTGGGCGAGACGGCCACCGTCGCGATGGAAACCGAAAGCGGCCACCTGCGCTATCTGGGCGGCATCGTCACCCGCTTCGGCCTGACGCAGGAGGACGCCCGCCAGTCCTTCTACCGGATGACGCTGCGCCCCTGGCTGTGGCTGGCCACACTGCGAAGCGACCTGCGGGTGTTCCAGGACAAGACCGTGCCCGACATCCTCACCGAGGTGCTGGGCAGCTACGGCCATCCCCTCGAAATGAGGCTCGGCCGCGGCTACCGCACCTGGGACTACTGCGTGCAGCACCGGGAGAGCGACTTCGCCTTCATCTCGCGCCTGTGCGAATGCGAAGGCATCTACTACTACTTCAGGCACGAAGCCGAGCGCCACATCCTGGTGTTCGCCGATGACATTGCCGCCTCGCACGATCCGCTCCCAGGCGGGGACACCGTGCGCTTCCATCCTTCCGAGCACGCGGGCATGACCGCCGGCAGCAGCGCCGGCCCGGGCGAGCGCATCTACGAGTGGAAGTTCGGCGAAGAAATCCGCGCCGGCTTCCATTTCACCGGCGACTACGACTTCCTCAAGCCCCGGGCGGACCTTGCTATGCAACGGCAAATGCCCGGCGGCCACCCGCACGACAAGCTCGAGCGCTACGACTGGCCCGGCGGCTACACCCAGCACGACGACGGCGAGGCCTATGCGCGCATCCGCACCGAAGAACAGGCCAGCGGGCGCAGCACCGCGAGCGGGCGTTCCAACCGGCGCGACCTGGCGCCGGGCTGCACCTTCCAGCTCACGCACCATCCGCGGGGCGACCAGAACCAGCCCTACCTGCTGACCAGTGTCGACTACGAGCTGCAGGAGAACCTCCAAGCCAGCGAAGGCGCCGCCCCTTCCGAAGGCTCCGTCCAGCGCTTCGCCTTCGAGGCCCAGCCCACGAGCTACGCCTGGCGTCCGCCGCGCACCACGCCCCGGCCGCGCACCTGTGGCCCCCAGTCCGCCGTCGTCGTCGGCCCGCGCAACCAGGAGATCTGGGCCGATCAGTACGGCCGCGTCAAAGTCCAGTTCCACTGGGACCGGCTCGGCCAGCGCGACGAGAATTCCAGCTGCTGGGTGCGCGTGTCCACCGCCTGGGCCGGCGCCACTTTCGGAGGCGCCGCCCTGCCGCGCATCGGGCAGGAGGTGATCGTCGATTTCTTCAACGGCGACCCCGACCATCCCCTCATCACCGGGCGCGTCTTCAATGCCGAGCACATGCCTGCATGGCACCTGCCCGCCCAGACCAACCTCTCGGGCATCCGCAGCCGCGAGCTGGGCCTGCACGAGCGTTCTGGCGGCATGCGCGGCAATCACCTGGCGCTGGACGACCATCCCGGGAAGATCCAGGCCCAGCTCAAGAGCGATCACCTCAGCAGCAGCCTGAGCCTGGGCCACGTCGGCCGCATCGACGACACAGCAGGCCGCAAGGACGACCGCGGCGAGGGCGCCGAACTGCGCACTGACGGCCACGCCGCCGTGCGCGCGGGCAGGGGCCTGCTGCTCACCACCGAGCCACGGCCGCATGCGCAGGGGCACATCACCGACCTCGGCGAAACAGCCGCGCGCCTGACCGCCGCGCGCGACCTGCATGAACGCCAGAGCCAGACCGCCCAGCAGGCCAAGGCGCACGAGGCGGGTGACCAGGACGCCGTCACCCAAGCGTTGAAGGAGCAGAACGATGCCATCAAGGGCAGGGGTGGCGACGGGCAGGAAGACCGGTTTCCGGAACTCGACGAACCCCACCTGGTGATCGCCAGTGCGGCGGGCATCCAGAGCACCGCGGCAGGCGCCACGCACATCGCGAGCATCACCCACAACGCGTTGAGCAGCGGCGGCCACACCAGCATCAGCGCGGGCAAGAGCCTGCTGGCCAGCGTGAAGGAGGCCGTGCGCGTGTTCGCCTACAAGTCCATCCGCCTGACCGCGGCCACCGCCGGCATCGACATCGTCGCGCTGCAGAAAGGCATCAATCTCTTCGCCAAGCTCGACATCAACATGGAAGCCGACAAGATCAGCATCACCGCCAAGAACGAGATCCTGATCAACGGGGGCAGCAGCTTTACACGGTGGAACGCCTCGGGGATCGTGCATGGCACCAATGGGGTTTGGCGCGAGCATGCGGGGACCCATAGCTTTGCGGGGCCGATGAGTCTGCCGGTGCCCTCGATGGCTCTTCCCGTCGCGGAAATGAAGCAAGACGAAGAACACAAATACGTCCAGAAATTCGACATCACCACGCTGGTTGACTACGCCCCCATGGCCGCAGTGTTGCAAGGGCAGCCGTACCGAATCTATCTACCGGATGAGACCTTGATCCAGCAGGGCTGCGTGTCTGAAACGACAGCTCAGGTCCGCACGAAAACATCAGCCAAGGTGCGCTGCGAAATCGGGACAGGGGATTGGAAGGTGCATGAAAACGGCTATGACCATGCGCAGGTCAACAGCAGCCACACCAAGCTAAACGACGAGACCAAGGTGATTGGAAATGACTAA
- a CDS encoding Bug family tripartite tricarboxylate transporter substrate binding protein translates to MIRKFTCSLALALALPLAFTAPAQAQSYPAKPVRMIVPFPPGGGTDILARLVAQKLTEANHWTVVPDNRGGAGGTIGIAEAARAAPTGYDIVMGQKDNMVVAPWLYKNLSYNPVKDLTAVAHVAYTPVVIVTQASSKFKTLDDVVKAARAAPDTVTYGSPGNGTTIHLAGEIFNGAAQIKMRHVPYKGSNAAMMDVLAGNVDLMVSSVPSALAQIKAGKLRPLAVTSAKRSTSLPETPTVAELGYKGFDVSTWYGLFVPAKTPKDVIATLNAEVNKLLATPEMKAAIVAQGAEPQSMTPEQFESLLKTDYEKWKGIVQASGATIE, encoded by the coding sequence ATGATCCGCAAATTCACCTGCTCGCTGGCCCTCGCGCTGGCACTTCCCCTGGCCTTCACCGCCCCTGCACAGGCACAGTCCTACCCTGCCAAGCCGGTGCGCATGATCGTGCCCTTCCCGCCCGGCGGCGGCACCGACATCCTGGCGCGGCTGGTCGCGCAGAAGCTCACCGAGGCCAACCACTGGACCGTGGTGCCCGACAACCGAGGCGGCGCCGGCGGCACCATCGGCATTGCCGAGGCTGCGCGCGCCGCGCCCACGGGCTACGACATCGTGATGGGCCAGAAGGACAACATGGTCGTTGCGCCCTGGCTCTACAAGAACCTGAGCTACAACCCGGTGAAGGACCTCACGGCCGTGGCCCACGTGGCCTACACGCCGGTGGTGATCGTCACGCAGGCCAGTTCGAAGTTCAAGACGCTCGACGACGTGGTGAAAGCCGCGCGCGCCGCGCCCGACACCGTCACCTACGGCTCGCCGGGCAACGGCACCACCATCCACCTGGCCGGCGAGATCTTCAACGGCGCCGCCCAGATCAAGATGCGCCACGTGCCCTACAAGGGCTCCAACGCGGCCATGATGGACGTGCTCGCGGGCAACGTCGACCTGATGGTGTCGTCGGTGCCCTCGGCGCTGGCGCAGATCAAGGCGGGCAAGCTGCGTCCGCTGGCCGTGACCTCGGCCAAGCGCAGCACCTCGCTGCCTGAGACGCCCACCGTGGCCGAGCTCGGCTACAAGGGCTTCGACGTGTCCACCTGGTATGGCCTCTTCGTGCCCGCCAAGACGCCGAAGGACGTGATCGCCACGCTGAATGCCGAAGTCAACAAGCTGCTGGCCACGCCCGAGATGAAGGCTGCCATCGTCGCGCAGGGCGCCGAGCCGCAGAGCATGACGCCTGAACAATTCGAGTCGCTGTTGAAGACCGACTACGAGAAGTGGAAGGGCATCGTGCAAGCCTCGGGCGCGACCATCGAATAA
- a CDS encoding MBL fold metallo-hydrolase: protein MAAQRKNSKNTLLLKTTALAAVAALAQGCAQTPAGSTTASLPASPSEASVAAHVATATRAASTDLKALLTLCQPAPAARPPQDALDKSLTGFINRPAPPPGQAFDNLYFVGADWVSAWAIKTSQGIILIDALNTQAEAAALIEGGMRKLGLDPAQIRYVIVTHGHGDHYGGAGYLAQKYRARVVMSEADWTMTETRLEFATPIWGAPPKRDISVKDGDRIRLGDTSVTLYLTPGHTMGTISPVFDVSAGGREHRAMLWGGTGFNFGKDVPRLDAYIGATQRMGAIAQSQRIDVLLSNHSNIDGSQAKLAALRQQPAPAANPFVLGTPAVERALAVMGECAQAQRDRFLL, encoded by the coding sequence ATGGCAGCACAGCGCAAGAATTCGAAGAACACCCTCCTGCTGAAGACAACCGCCCTGGCAGCGGTTGCCGCCCTGGCGCAGGGCTGCGCGCAGACGCCGGCCGGCAGCACCACCGCGTCGCTGCCCGCCAGCCCGTCGGAGGCCAGCGTGGCGGCCCATGTGGCCACCGCCACGCGCGCGGCCAGCACCGACCTCAAAGCCCTGCTGACCCTGTGCCAACCCGCCCCCGCGGCCCGGCCGCCGCAGGACGCGCTCGACAAGAGCCTCACCGGCTTCATCAACCGGCCCGCGCCGCCGCCGGGCCAGGCCTTCGACAACCTGTACTTCGTGGGCGCCGACTGGGTCAGCGCCTGGGCGATCAAGACCTCGCAGGGCATCATCCTGATCGATGCGCTCAACACCCAGGCCGAGGCCGCGGCGCTGATCGAAGGCGGCATGCGCAAGCTGGGGCTCGACCCGGCGCAGATCAGGTACGTGATCGTGACGCACGGCCACGGCGACCACTACGGCGGTGCCGGCTACCTCGCGCAGAAGTACCGTGCGCGCGTGGTGATGAGCGAGGCCGACTGGACCATGACCGAGACCCGGCTCGAATTCGCGACGCCGATCTGGGGCGCGCCGCCCAAGCGCGACATCTCGGTGAAGGACGGCGACCGCATCAGGCTCGGCGACACCAGCGTAACGCTGTACCTCACGCCGGGCCACACCATGGGCACGATCTCGCCGGTGTTCGACGTGAGCGCGGGCGGGCGCGAGCACCGGGCGATGCTCTGGGGCGGCACCGGCTTCAATTTCGGCAAGGACGTGCCGCGGCTGGACGCCTACATCGGCGCCACCCAGCGCATGGGCGCGATCGCGCAGAGCCAGCGCATCGACGTGCTGCTGTCGAACCATTCGAACATCGACGGCTCGCAGGCCAAGCTCGCCGCGCTGCGGCAGCAGCCCGCGCCGGCCGCGAATCCGTTCGTGCTCGGCACACCGGCGGTGGAGCGCGCGCTGGCCGTGATGGGCGAATGCGCGCAGGCGCAGCGCGACCGGTTTTTGCTGTAG
- a CDS encoding SDR family NAD(P)-dependent oxidoreductase: MTASHLTLITGASRGLGRAMAEQLLQAGHMVLGISRRQEPQLAELAHKAGAELIQWEQDLSDPVAASARLSAWLKTLDGRRFDSVTLINNAGTVGNPAPLASAVEAELSLALRIGLEAPMLLTAAFLGATREWRGARKVLNISSGLGRNAMGSQAPYCAAKAGMDHFSRAVALEEAHAPNGARIVSLAPGIVDTDMQVQLRSASAEKFPDRTRFVSMKEEGRLDSPATAADKVLKYLAREDFGRNPVADVRDPA; this comes from the coding sequence ATGACCGCTTCCCATCTCACCCTGATCACCGGTGCCTCGCGCGGCCTGGGCCGTGCCATGGCCGAACAGCTGCTGCAAGCGGGCCACATGGTGCTCGGTATTTCGCGCAGGCAGGAGCCGCAGCTCGCGGAACTGGCGCATAAGGCCGGCGCCGAACTCATCCAGTGGGAGCAGGACCTGTCCGACCCGGTCGCCGCATCGGCGCGCCTCTCGGCCTGGCTCAAGACGCTCGACGGCCGGCGCTTCGACAGCGTGACCCTGATCAACAACGCCGGCACCGTCGGCAACCCCGCGCCCTTGGCGAGTGCCGTCGAAGCCGAGTTGTCGCTCGCGCTGCGCATCGGCCTCGAAGCGCCAATGCTGCTGACGGCCGCCTTCCTGGGCGCCACCCGCGAATGGCGCGGCGCGCGCAAGGTGCTCAACATCTCCTCGGGCCTGGGCCGCAATGCCATGGGCAGCCAGGCGCCGTACTGCGCGGCCAAGGCCGGCATGGACCACTTCTCGCGCGCCGTGGCGCTCGAAGAGGCCCATGCGCCGAACGGCGCGCGCATCGTCTCGCTCGCACCCGGCATCGTCGACACCGACATGCAGGTGCAGCTGCGCAGCGCATCGGCCGAGAAGTTTCCGGACCGCACGCGCTTCGTGAGCATGAAAGAGGAAGGCCGGCTCGATAGTCCGGCCACCGCCGCGGACAAGGTGCTCAAGTACCTGGCGCGCGAAGACTTCGGCCGCAACCCCGTGGCCGACGTGCGCGACCCGGCCTGA